One region of Paenibacillus polymyxa M1 genomic DNA includes:
- a CDS encoding AraC family transcriptional regulator, producing MKATEIESSTTEKQAELPSLIEQFTSHDGVHATDIPSLYFVRSSNTTVPIYQVHEPALCIVAQGRKVVILAEESYYYGTSDYLVVSVDLPISGQVIQASTDAPYLCLRLNFDPHQVLDLINEPACSANSSTGSRRGLYVSQTNLPLLDAVVRLVRLLENPQDVAVLAPLVIREILYRILQGNQGESLKQLVMTGSHSSRIAEVIKRIKQDYDKPLRIEELSQLASMSPSSLHRHFKEVTAMSPMQYQKQLRLQEARRLLLSESADAADVGFQVGYESPSQFSREYARLFGLPPIRDIKRLRVDQDHLQS from the coding sequence GTGAAAGCAACCGAAATTGAGAGTTCTACTACGGAAAAGCAAGCCGAATTGCCCAGTCTCATAGAACAATTTACAAGTCACGACGGAGTTCACGCTACAGATATCCCTTCACTTTACTTCGTCCGAAGTTCGAATACCACCGTTCCGATTTATCAGGTTCATGAACCCGCCTTATGCATTGTGGCTCAGGGGAGAAAAGTTGTGATACTCGCAGAGGAAAGTTACTATTACGGCACATCCGACTACCTTGTGGTTTCGGTGGATTTACCCATTTCCGGGCAGGTCATACAAGCATCAACTGATGCTCCTTATTTGTGTCTTCGACTCAATTTTGATCCACATCAGGTTTTGGATCTGATCAACGAACCTGCTTGCTCCGCAAACTCAAGCACGGGTTCCAGACGAGGCTTGTATGTAAGTCAAACCAACCTCCCGCTGCTGGATGCCGTGGTAAGGCTTGTGCGTCTTTTGGAAAATCCGCAGGACGTTGCGGTACTGGCACCGTTAGTCATTCGTGAGATACTGTATAGGATTTTACAGGGGAATCAGGGGGAATCCTTAAAACAACTGGTCATGACTGGCAGCCATTCAAGCCGGATCGCAGAAGTCATAAAGCGAATTAAACAAGATTATGATAAGCCGTTGCGAATTGAGGAATTGTCCCAACTGGCTAGTATGAGTCCTTCGTCGCTACATCGTCATTTTAAAGAGGTTACGGCTATGAGCCCCATGCAATATCAAAAACAATTACGTCTGCAAGAAGCCCGTCGCCTGTTGTTATCTGAATCAGCAGATGCGGCAGATGTCGGTTTTCAGGTAGGCTACGAGAGTCCCTCTCAATTCAGTCGTGAATACGCTCGTTTGTTCGGCCTGCCTCCAATTCGTGATATCAAGCGCTTGCGTGTAGATCAGGATCACCTCCAATCATAA
- a CDS encoding LacI family DNA-binding transcriptional regulator: MSEQKKVTIEDVAKRAGVGIATVSRAINDSEGISPKTKAFILQVIEEMGFTPNTSAQSLKVRQTRQIALAVPDIRNAIIPEIAWSVEQAAKQHGYRVVQINTAGNARMELETVREVKKLHVDGLIIMPLAYPKMLVDLINKASVPVSIINYGKKLGEDVKADIVSLARQEGRLVMEHLLKIGRTRIAYAGAAKDKIEERYFAYEQSLQHVDPSLVYFGDDFSFETGLRAADYFYSLKNMPDAIYAVNDMVAIGIVNRFKDLGVKVPQEVAVVGIDNNLWATVTTPQISSVSIMGEEVARLAAELLLKRIQDQTVGDYERVQFEPRLIVRESSVSVIRKPTVGRDE; encoded by the coding sequence GTGTCAGAGCAAAAGAAAGTAACCATAGAGGATGTAGCCAAGCGGGCAGGGGTTGGTATTGCGACTGTCTCTAGGGCTATTAATGATAGTGAGGGCATCAGCCCCAAGACGAAAGCATTTATTTTGCAAGTGATTGAAGAAATGGGCTTTACGCCCAATACCTCAGCTCAAAGTCTAAAGGTACGGCAGACACGTCAAATTGCGTTGGCTGTACCGGATATTCGGAACGCGATTATTCCAGAGATTGCTTGGTCCGTAGAACAGGCCGCCAAGCAGCACGGTTATCGTGTTGTGCAGATCAATACGGCCGGGAATGCCAGAATGGAGCTTGAAACAGTACGTGAGGTTAAGAAGCTGCATGTAGACGGGCTTATCATTATGCCACTGGCGTATCCCAAAATGTTGGTTGATCTGATTAACAAGGCTAGCGTTCCGGTATCCATTATTAACTATGGCAAGAAGCTGGGTGAAGACGTTAAAGCGGATATCGTCAGTTTGGCTCGGCAAGAGGGAAGACTTGTGATGGAGCATTTGCTTAAAATCGGGAGAACGAGAATTGCTTATGCAGGTGCAGCGAAGGATAAAATCGAAGAGAGATACTTTGCTTACGAGCAGTCTCTCCAGCATGTGGACCCTTCACTGGTGTATTTTGGCGATGACTTTTCCTTCGAGACTGGGCTACGGGCAGCCGATTATTTTTACAGCTTGAAAAATATGCCGGATGCCATTTATGCAGTTAATGATATGGTGGCCATAGGAATCGTAAACCGCTTTAAGGATTTGGGTGTAAAAGTACCGCAAGAGGTTGCAGTGGTTGGTATTGACAACAATTTGTGGGCGACCGTAACGACCCCACAGATCAGCTCAGTTTCTATTATGGGGGAAGAGGTGGCACGCCTGGCTGCGGAACTGCTGCTTAAGCGAATTCAGGACCAGACCGTGGGAGATTATGAGCGTGTACAGTTCGAGCCTCGTTTGATCGTCAGAGAATCCAGCGTCTCTGTGATCCGTAAGCCTACGGTTGGGCGTGACGAGTAG
- a CDS encoding 2,3-butanediol dehydrogenase: MQALRWHGVKDLRLENIEQPAALPGKVKIKVEWCGICGSDLHEYVAGPIFIPENAQHPLTGEKAPVVMGHEFSGQVVEIGEGVTKIQVGDRVVVEPVFACGECDACKQGKYNLCDKMGFLGLAGGGGGFSEYVAADEHMVHKIPESVSFEQGALVEPSAVALYAVRQSQLKVGDKAVVFGAGPIGLLVIEALKASGASEIYAVELSEERKAKAEELGAIVLDPKTYDVVEELHKRTNGGVDVAYEVTGVPPVLTQAIESTKISGQIMIVSIFEKDAPIKPNNIVMKERNLTGIIGYRDVFPAVISLMEKGYFPADKLVTKRIKLEEVIEQGFEGLLKEKNQVKILVSPQS, translated from the coding sequence ATGCAAGCATTGAGATGGCATGGAGTAAAAGATTTACGTTTGGAAAATATTGAGCAGCCCGCTGCTCTTCCCGGAAAAGTAAAAATCAAAGTCGAATGGTGTGGTATTTGCGGAAGTGATCTCCACGAATATGTAGCAGGACCGATCTTCATTCCTGAAAATGCTCAGCATCCATTGACTGGTGAAAAAGCTCCGGTCGTGATGGGACATGAATTTTCTGGACAAGTCGTTGAAATCGGTGAAGGCGTAACCAAAATTCAGGTTGGCGACCGTGTAGTCGTTGAACCCGTTTTTGCATGTGGAGAATGTGATGCATGTAAACAAGGCAAATATAACCTTTGTGATAAAATGGGCTTCCTCGGTTTGGCAGGCGGCGGCGGTGGATTTTCTGAATATGTGGCTGCTGACGAGCACATGGTTCACAAAATTCCAGAAAGCGTATCTTTCGAGCAAGGCGCTTTGGTAGAGCCTTCGGCCGTTGCTTTGTATGCTGTACGTCAAAGCCAGCTGAAAGTCGGCGATAAAGCTGTCGTATTTGGCGCTGGTCCTATCGGATTGCTCGTGATTGAAGCGTTGAAAGCTTCGGGCGCATCTGAGATTTATGCAGTAGAGCTTTCCGAAGAGCGTAAAGCCAAAGCTGAAGAGCTGGGTGCTATCGTGCTTGATCCTAAGACTTATGACGTAGTGGAAGAGCTGCACAAACGGACCAACGGTGGCGTAGATGTAGCCTATGAAGTCACTGGAGTACCTCCTGTGCTGACTCAAGCGATTGAATCCACTAAAATCAGCGGACAAATCATGATCGTCAGCATTTTTGAAAAAGATGCTCCGATCAAACCGAACAATATCGTTATGAAGGAACGCAATCTGACTGGTATTATCGGCTACCGTGATGTATTCCCGGCTGTCATCAGCTTGATGGAAAAAGGATATTTCCCTGCTGACAAACTTGTGACCAAACGTATTAAGCTCGAAGAAGTGATCGAGCAAGGTTTTGAAGGTCTCCTGAAAGAGAAAAATCAGGTTAAAATCCTGGTATCTCCGCAATCCTAA
- a CDS encoding AraC family transcriptional regulator — MKQDRQKQTGSHTGMSKGHEADELNKLLSVWLHSSIRVMDVRHIRLEAEELVQPYRLPAHAFVFMLQGSVRLAGDWEDESHSGYVLHGSKGFELSIKPASCGIEYILVLYKANSFSGNTVYNHPLIAYGFRPSYPVILYQKLQLLADAWQDQEALSKIQAQGRFYDFAYECMRQLQEPQARTSTRDVVAQAIRFMQAHYAESITLECLAGLLECSPRHLTRLFKKQTDCSPIMYLIQLRMDKAKELLRKTDATLQDIAVSVGYPDVYFFSRAFKKHTGVSPVHYRDSLYSSAFVSDMRLDNPSSMSECSIDSKSGALHTVIEDNNHYQNHDEGILRMNRNVKHSMAFILLLSFTLLLSACSGSSSPAATDGASQGNNNTSAEPTSQERVLKDALGHEVKVPAQPQRVLASYLEDHLVALGVKPVAQWSVGKNSVQAYLQKELKDVPAIASDLPFEAVLNFKPDLIIMDSASMVEGDKYDQYSKIAPTYVVGSNMNNDWRQELLTVGEVLNKSSEAKQALSDYDKKAAEAKAKLSQKVGQKTAAALWVTDKNVYVVNQNLSSGDVLYKDLGFKIPQVVQEISKTAKANWSNLSLEKLAELDADYIFIVNSKKVSKDEIIKDPVWAGIPAVKEGHVYDFGKDSSWLYTGTIANSQMIDDVLKNVMK; from the coding sequence GTGAAGCAGGATCGGCAAAAGCAGACAGGTTCCCATACCGGGATGAGCAAGGGGCATGAAGCTGATGAGCTGAACAAGCTGCTGTCCGTATGGCTTCATTCGTCGATCCGTGTCATGGATGTCCGGCACATTCGACTGGAAGCGGAAGAGCTGGTTCAACCCTATCGTCTCCCAGCGCATGCTTTTGTGTTTATGCTACAAGGTAGCGTACGCTTGGCTGGTGATTGGGAGGATGAATCCCATTCAGGGTATGTACTGCATGGCAGCAAAGGTTTTGAACTGAGCATAAAGCCCGCGTCATGCGGGATCGAATATATTCTTGTTCTATATAAAGCAAACTCTTTTTCGGGAAACACGGTGTACAATCATCCTTTGATAGCTTATGGTTTCAGACCGTCCTATCCGGTTATACTTTATCAAAAGCTGCAACTACTGGCGGACGCCTGGCAGGATCAAGAGGCGTTATCGAAGATTCAGGCTCAGGGTCGGTTCTATGATTTTGCATATGAATGTATGCGTCAATTGCAGGAACCACAGGCTCGGACTTCCACGCGGGATGTCGTGGCACAGGCGATTCGATTTATGCAGGCTCATTATGCGGAGTCCATCACGCTGGAATGTCTGGCCGGATTATTGGAATGCAGTCCGCGACACCTGACCCGATTATTTAAAAAACAAACAGACTGTAGCCCGATTATGTATCTGATTCAACTACGGATGGACAAGGCGAAGGAGCTTTTGCGCAAGACGGATGCCACTTTACAGGATATTGCTGTGAGTGTGGGGTATCCGGATGTGTATTTCTTTAGCCGGGCATTCAAAAAACATACTGGTGTATCCCCGGTTCATTATCGGGACAGCTTATATTCATCTGCTTTTGTTAGTGATATGCGTCTGGATAATCCATCAAGCATGTCTGAATGTTCCATTGATTCGAAAAGTGGCGCCCTGCATACTGTTATTGAGGATAATAATCATTATCAAAATCATGATGAAGGGATTTTACGAATGAATAGAAACGTAAAGCATTCCATGGCATTTATTTTATTGCTTAGTTTTACCTTGCTGCTGAGCGCGTGCTCAGGCTCATCCAGTCCTGCGGCAACCGATGGCGCTTCGCAAGGGAACAATAATACATCAGCGGAACCAACATCACAGGAAAGAGTGCTGAAGGATGCACTTGGGCATGAGGTGAAGGTTCCGGCTCAGCCTCAGCGTGTGCTCGCTTCTTATCTGGAGGATCATCTGGTGGCGTTGGGTGTTAAACCGGTAGCCCAATGGTCGGTAGGTAAAAATTCAGTTCAAGCTTACCTGCAAAAAGAATTGAAGGATGTTCCTGCCATCGCTTCAGATCTTCCGTTCGAGGCGGTTCTGAACTTCAAACCTGATCTGATCATTATGGACAGTGCGAGTATGGTCGAAGGTGACAAATATGATCAATACTCCAAAATTGCTCCGACCTATGTTGTAGGTAGTAATATGAATAATGATTGGCGCCAAGAGCTGCTGACCGTGGGTGAGGTGCTGAATAAGAGCAGTGAAGCGAAGCAGGCATTGAGCGATTACGACAAAAAAGCAGCAGAAGCGAAAGCCAAGCTAAGTCAGAAGGTAGGACAAAAAACCGCTGCGGCATTGTGGGTAACGGATAAAAACGTATATGTGGTGAACCAGAATCTATCCAGCGGTGATGTATTGTACAAGGATTTGGGATTTAAGATTCCACAGGTCGTACAGGAGATTTCCAAAACAGCCAAGGCGAACTGGAGCAACTTATCTCTGGAAAAACTGGCTGAGCTGGACGCTGATTATATCTTTATCGTGAACAGCAAAAAAGTGAGCAAGGATGAGATTATTAAAGATCCAGTCTGGGCAGGAATACCGGCAGTTAAAGAAGGGCACGTATACGATTTTGGTAAGGATTCCAGCTGGTTGTATACAGGTACAATCGCAAACAGTCAAATGATTGACGATGTTCTGAAAAATGTAATGAAATAA
- a CDS encoding amino acid permease, with translation MKSNEATLHKKLRPRHITFMAMGGVIGTGIFKGSTETISLAGPGVILSYVFAGLLLLVVMGAIAEMATVYPNMNMKDFIRKAFGERLSFIIGWLYCFMWLAVCVIEVIAAGSFLQYWLPDVPLWLLSLASAAFIIVVNMLSVGGLGELEFWLAGIKIAMIIIFIALGGCILFGIIPTETPPYLSNYAQHGGFLPNGWLAIFSALLVVTFSYGGSELIGLTLTETENPEKVLPKVVKSFILRVVLFYTLPILIICGLIPWNQLDASTSPFVQVLSSVGLQGSAHVMNFILITAVLSAANSGIYGATRMLHSLAINGEGPKSLARLSSNGVPVNSLKLCAVILIVGSMVAYVAQDGLFRILMAVPGFVVLLVWSCICLSQLKLRKSYPVEPTFKIWGYPYITAVTVGCLWVIAFLFLIDPQNRISISVCVAFMAFLIIWSLVKFRRKQA, from the coding sequence TTGAAATCAAATGAAGCAACTTTACACAAAAAGCTTCGACCACGGCATATTACCTTTATGGCTATGGGTGGAGTCATCGGGACGGGTATTTTTAAAGGAAGTACCGAAACGATTAGCTTGGCAGGACCTGGAGTTATTTTGTCCTATGTCTTTGCAGGACTTCTGCTCCTGGTCGTTATGGGAGCGATTGCCGAGATGGCGACGGTCTACCCCAACATGAATATGAAGGATTTTATTCGCAAGGCTTTTGGAGAGCGACTTTCCTTCATTATCGGCTGGTTGTATTGCTTCATGTGGCTGGCCGTCTGTGTCATTGAGGTCATTGCTGCTGGAAGCTTTCTGCAATATTGGTTGCCAGATGTTCCTCTATGGCTTCTCAGTTTAGCAAGTGCGGCTTTCATTATTGTCGTCAACATGCTGAGTGTCGGTGGTTTAGGGGAGCTGGAATTTTGGCTGGCGGGTATTAAGATCGCCATGATTATTATCTTTATCGCCTTGGGTGGCTGTATACTATTCGGAATTATTCCCACTGAAACTCCACCTTATCTGAGCAACTACGCGCAGCACGGCGGGTTTCTCCCCAATGGCTGGCTGGCTATCTTTTCGGCGTTGCTGGTCGTTACCTTTTCTTACGGAGGGTCTGAGCTGATCGGATTGACGTTGACGGAGACTGAAAATCCAGAAAAGGTACTGCCTAAAGTGGTTAAAAGTTTTATTCTTCGCGTTGTTTTGTTCTATACGCTGCCAATTCTCATTATTTGTGGCTTGATTCCCTGGAACCAATTGGATGCAAGTACCAGCCCGTTTGTACAGGTATTGTCTTCTGTAGGGCTTCAAGGCTCAGCTCATGTCATGAACTTTATTCTGATCACTGCTGTACTGTCTGCCGCCAATTCGGGAATTTACGGGGCTACACGCATGCTCCATTCGCTGGCGATTAATGGAGAAGGTCCCAAGTCACTCGCGCGCCTGTCTTCAAATGGAGTTCCGGTGAACAGTCTCAAACTGTGCGCAGTCATCCTGATTGTTGGCTCCATGGTCGCATACGTCGCTCAGGACGGGCTGTTCCGTATTTTGATGGCTGTACCTGGCTTTGTCGTGCTGCTTGTCTGGAGCTGTATCTGCCTGTCCCAATTGAAACTGCGCAAATCTTATCCAGTAGAGCCTACTTTCAAGATATGGGGATACCCTTATATAACGGCGGTAACAGTGGGATGCCTATGGGTCATTGCCTTCCTGTTCTTGATTGACCCGCAAAATCGGATCAGTATCAGCGTATGCGTGGCGTTCATGGCATTTTTGATCATCTGGTCTTTGGTGAAGTTCCGGAGAAAGCAGGCTTAA
- a CDS encoding VanZ family protein: MIQSYLFPVSYAFLAFPVAALLFTLPFLIVQYRRHGYIHKARAWLLYLMLLYLMNAFFLVILPLPASRHNAALAGGALQLMPLQFVQDIIRETSVSPAHPSSYVHLLKERAFLQVVFNVMMTMPFGMFLRYYFRARWRWCLILSFTLSLFFEVTQLTGLYGFFDHAYRVFDVDDLMANTLGGMLGFLLGEWFSRFLPRLEHLDKHLDITTKRVSYTRRGVAYLVDSILWAGLLSIMESMHVSAAFWVSSGIYFMVVPYLTNGRTPGKWLVRIHLTGRGKRVSLWELIKRYSFLYWLYFGLNYVLGGSVLGSHLSPWINVLISLVLLVINGWFFFHLVIRLFKKAPLFYEELSHTSHQIIWPKRYHPTQNDPADPTQTSGANIVQK, translated from the coding sequence ATGATTCAATCGTATCTGTTTCCAGTTTCATATGCTTTTCTAGCCTTCCCTGTTGCTGCGTTACTGTTTACACTACCATTTCTCATCGTGCAATATCGCAGACATGGCTATATTCACAAGGCTAGAGCGTGGTTGCTTTACTTGATGCTGTTATACTTGATGAACGCCTTCTTTCTGGTCATACTACCGCTTCCAGCATCGCGTCATAATGCAGCCTTGGCCGGGGGAGCGTTGCAATTGATGCCCTTGCAGTTCGTGCAAGACATTATAAGAGAAACATCCGTTTCACCTGCTCATCCCTCCAGTTATGTTCATTTGCTGAAGGAGCGTGCTTTTCTGCAAGTGGTTTTTAACGTGATGATGACCATGCCTTTCGGTATGTTCTTACGTTATTATTTCCGTGCACGATGGAGATGGTGTCTCATTCTGTCCTTCACCTTGTCCCTCTTCTTTGAGGTGACACAGTTGACAGGATTGTATGGATTTTTTGACCATGCGTATCGTGTGTTTGACGTGGATGATCTGATGGCTAACACATTGGGCGGTATGCTGGGCTTTCTGCTCGGCGAATGGTTCTCACGCTTCCTTCCCCGTTTGGAACATCTGGACAAGCACTTGGACATTACGACCAAACGGGTGTCCTATACGAGACGAGGAGTAGCCTATTTAGTTGATTCTATCCTTTGGGCGGGGTTGCTCAGCATTATGGAGTCCATGCATGTATCTGCTGCTTTCTGGGTTTCCAGTGGAATTTACTTTATGGTGGTTCCTTACCTGACGAATGGACGAACTCCGGGGAAGTGGCTGGTACGCATTCATCTGACAGGGAGAGGAAAAAGAGTTTCCCTGTGGGAGCTCATTAAGCGCTACAGTTTCTTATACTGGTTGTATTTTGGACTGAATTACGTACTAGGTGGATCTGTACTGGGATCTCATCTGTCTCCTTGGATAAATGTTCTGATCAGCCTTGTGCTGTTGGTGATAAACGGATGGTTCTTTTTCCACCTGGTCATACGTCTGTTCAAGAAAGCACCGTTATTTTATGAGGAGCTTAGCCATACTTCGCACCAGATTATATGGCCCAAGCGCTACCATCCTACTCAGAATGACCCCGCTGACCCAACACAGACGTCGGGAGCGAATATAGTACAAAAATAA
- a CDS encoding nitroreductase family protein, which translates to MSNTNTSNIVKTNDFKEIALGRRSVKVYDPSVKISREEMTEILTEATRAPSSINLQPWRFLVIDSPEGKATLAPLARFNQRQVETSSAVIAVFGDLNNFDNFEQIFGEAVELGYMPQDIKEMQQEKVTAHFAALDPVVNRETVLIDGGLVSMQLMLVARAHGYDTNAIGGYEKDQIAEAFGLDKDRYVPIMLISMGKGINEGHPSTRLPIDQIAQWK; encoded by the coding sequence ATGAGTAATACGAATACATCCAATATTGTAAAAACGAATGATTTTAAGGAAATCGCACTGGGACGCCGTTCGGTAAAAGTATACGATCCGTCCGTGAAGATTAGCCGCGAGGAAATGACAGAGATTCTAACGGAAGCTACACGCGCACCATCCTCCATTAATCTGCAACCTTGGCGTTTCCTTGTTATTGATAGCCCAGAAGGTAAAGCAACCCTGGCGCCATTGGCTCGTTTCAACCAACGTCAAGTGGAGACCTCTTCGGCAGTGATCGCTGTGTTTGGGGATCTGAACAACTTTGATAATTTCGAACAAATCTTCGGAGAAGCTGTAGAACTGGGCTATATGCCTCAAGACATTAAAGAAATGCAACAGGAAAAGGTAACAGCCCATTTTGCTGCCCTTGATCCAGTTGTGAACAGAGAAACGGTCCTGATCGACGGTGGATTGGTGTCCATGCAGCTTATGCTGGTCGCACGCGCTCATGGCTACGACACTAACGCTATCGGCGGTTATGAAAAGGATCAAATTGCTGAGGCCTTTGGTCTGGACAAAGACCGTTATGTCCCTATTATGCTCATTTCGATGGGTAAAGGAATCAACGAGGGTCATCCGTCCACACGTCTACCGATTGATCAAATTGCACAGTGGAAATAA
- a CDS encoding MarR family winged helix-turn-helix transcriptional regulator: protein MLLLLNKQISSKFERCAGISASRLQLLCKLYQVEEISQTLLQKEVGIDGAAVTRHLKQLEATEMVTRRTKPEDNRVTLVSLTDYGRARIVIFKQERSQFVAQLLQSFDETQRNQLADMLQVMNSHISSMD from the coding sequence ATGCTGCTGCTGCTGAACAAGCAGATTAGCTCCAAGTTTGAGCGGTGTGCAGGGATCAGCGCATCCAGATTGCAGTTGTTGTGCAAGTTGTATCAAGTGGAGGAGATTAGCCAAACGCTGCTGCAAAAAGAGGTTGGCATCGACGGTGCGGCCGTAACGCGCCATTTAAAACAACTGGAGGCGACTGAAATGGTCACACGACGCACGAAGCCAGAGGACAACAGGGTTACTTTGGTAAGCCTGACCGATTATGGACGTGCGCGTATTGTCATCTTTAAGCAGGAGCGCTCGCAGTTTGTAGCTCAGCTGTTACAGAGCTTTGACGAGACGCAGCGGAATCAACTAGCCGATATGCTGCAAGTGATGAATAGTCATATATCCAGTATGGACTGA
- the gdhA gene encoding NADP-specific glutamate dehydrogenase: protein MTMIRPEQSQQAAAEYVQSVFEKVIARNPHENEFHQAVKEILDSLIPVLAKHPKYMQQGLLERLVEPERVITFRVPWVDDAGNVQVNRGFRVQFNSAIGPYKGGLRFHPSVYLGIVKFLGFEQIFKNALTGLPIGGGKGGSDFDPKGKSDNEVMRFTQSFMTELYKYIGPDADVPAGDIGVGGREIGYMFGQYKRIRGGHEGGVLTGKGIHYGGSLTRTEATGYGCVYFVNEMLQAQGLSFEGQRVVVSGSGNVSIYAIEKAQQLGATVVACSDSNGYVYDPDGIDLKQVKQLKEVNRLRISEYTKERPGAIYTEGCSGIWSIPCDIALPCATQNEIDEHAAQLLVSNGVKAIGEGANMPSSLLAIEVFLESGVLFGPAKAANAGGVAVSALEMSQNSMRLSWTFDEVDAKLHDIMKNIYANSVKAAEEYGVPGNLVVGANIAGFVRVADAMLSHGII, encoded by the coding sequence ATGACCATGATCCGTCCAGAGCAGAGTCAACAAGCAGCAGCCGAATATGTGCAGTCCGTTTTTGAGAAGGTTATCGCGCGTAATCCTCATGAGAATGAATTCCATCAGGCCGTCAAGGAAATTTTGGATTCGCTAATTCCGGTATTGGCTAAGCATCCTAAGTATATGCAGCAGGGGCTTTTGGAACGGCTGGTGGAGCCCGAACGTGTCATTACCTTCCGTGTACCTTGGGTAGACGATGCAGGCAATGTACAGGTCAACCGTGGCTTCCGCGTACAGTTTAATAGTGCGATTGGTCCTTATAAAGGTGGACTCCGCTTCCATCCGTCCGTGTATCTGGGTATCGTCAAATTTTTGGGTTTTGAACAAATTTTCAAAAATGCGTTGACGGGTCTTCCCATCGGTGGTGGTAAAGGTGGTTCGGATTTTGACCCCAAAGGTAAATCAGATAACGAAGTGATGCGTTTTACACAAAGCTTTATGACGGAGCTGTATAAATATATCGGCCCAGATGCTGACGTTCCGGCAGGGGATATTGGCGTAGGTGGCCGTGAGATCGGATACATGTTCGGGCAATACAAGCGGATTCGCGGAGGACATGAAGGCGGCGTCCTGACGGGTAAAGGGATTCATTACGGAGGTAGTCTTACACGTACGGAAGCAACTGGCTACGGTTGTGTGTATTTTGTAAACGAGATGCTGCAAGCTCAAGGTTTGTCCTTTGAAGGACAACGTGTCGTTGTGTCGGGCTCGGGTAACGTATCCATTTATGCGATTGAAAAAGCCCAGCAACTCGGTGCTACAGTCGTGGCATGTAGCGACTCGAATGGTTATGTTTATGATCCAGACGGTATTGATCTCAAGCAGGTGAAGCAGCTTAAAGAAGTGAATCGTCTGCGAATTAGCGAGTATACAAAAGAGCGTCCAGGCGCAATCTATACAGAAGGCTGCTCGGGGATCTGGTCTATCCCTTGTGACATCGCACTGCCGTGTGCAACACAGAATGAAATTGACGAGCATGCAGCGCAGTTGCTGGTCAGCAATGGCGTAAAGGCTATCGGCGAAGGTGCAAATATGCCGTCCTCACTATTGGCCATTGAAGTATTTTTGGAGAGCGGGGTTTTGTTCGGACCAGCCAAAGCTGCCAATGCAGGCGGAGTTGCGGTGTCGGCGCTCGAAATGTCGCAGAACAGCATGCGCCTGTCATGGACCTTTGACGAAGTGGATGCCAAGCTGCATGATATTATGAAAAATATTTATGCTAACAGCGTGAAGGCAGCTGAGGAATACGGCGTGCCAGGCAATCTGGTGGTTGGAGCGAACATCGCCGGATTTGTGCGTGTGGCTGATGCTATGCTGTCTCACGGAATTATCTAA